TCAGATCCTCAAGCGGCGCTACTGCTTAATACGCATGAACTAACAATAGCAACGGCAGGCAAGCGAGTTGATCTCTATATCGATGATGAAAATAACCTGATTGAACTAATAAAAACGGATTTTGGCTTTATCGCCATGCTCAATGAACTACACAAAAATAGGCATAGCCCTGCTATTTGGACCATTATTTCTGATGTTATCGCGTGCATCATCATGCTCATCTGCATCAGTGGTACTTGGCTAAGTTTAAAGCACAAAGCACAGCGTCAACGTTATCTATATATACTCGCAGCGAGTGCTGTTGCACTCATCACCATGGTCTAAATGATATGAACCTCACAATGAAATACCTTATCAATGCACTGTTTTTACTGCTATCACCTGTGGCTTTAGCTGCTCAGGCTAGCGAAGCTGATAGCAATGCCCCCAGAATTACCTCGAGTAATAAACTGTTGATTGAAGTTAATTTAAGCCAGTTTAATATGCTCACAGAAAAACCTTATCTGGCCCTTTGGTATAGCCTACCCAATAAGCAATACACACCGCTTAAAGTGCTTAGAGCAGATAGCAAATGGTTAAGGGATCTCAAATCATTTTGGCGCTATATCGCCCGTTACCAACGTGAAAAGCTAGATGGCATAACCTCAGCGACAGTCAGGTCGGGCAGCCACAAGTTCAGCTTTGAACTTCCGGCTACAGCAGCGACTGAAACACATCGTTATTGGCTCGAAGTCGTAAGAGAAAATGGCACAAGAGAGTTACTAGAGGTTAGCATGGCAGCAAAGCAACCAAGCAGAAACTGTATTAACGGCACTAAAGAGGTCAACCTATTCTGCGTTGAATACCGCTAAGCAATTTAAGTTCAAGCATGTAGTTGCATTTATGTTTAGATGTGCACTCAGTGATATTTGGTTCACGGCAGCAAACATAGAATTGAGAAAGTTATTCACTCTATGGAATTAAAATGAAAAAAGTAATCGTTAACGCCCTACTCATCGCTGGGGTATGCACCCCTGTCACAGCACATGAAGTATGGATAAACAGTGGTAGTTTTGAACTCAACTCAGACGAACAAACTGTTTATAGCTTGGATGTCGCTCGCTCAGCTGATGCATTTATTGCAGAAGCTAATCACCAAGTTAAGTACCTAAACGTGCTTTCACCAACAGGAGCCACTGTCAAACTTAATACTGCGTTTAGTGGCCAAAATAAAGAGGTGTTCGAACAAGACTTTTCAGAAGCTGGAACCTATTACTTCAGAAGCCCAATGACCCAAGTATTCCTCACATTTTATCATGATGCTGCAGGGAAGGAGCACAAGGTTAGGCTGCCTAAGAGCCGTTACAGTGAATTGCCTGATAATGTAAAAATTGAGAAAACCGTAGAAAAACAGATGATAACCGAAACCTACATCAGTTATAACGGATTTTCAGAGCCCAAAGTTATCCAGCAAGAAGGGATCACTCTTACCAGCTCTATTCACCCAAATATGTTTACCGTCGGTGACAAGATTAGCTTTACCGCGAAATACCAAAATCAGCCACTGGCCAATGCAGAGTTTGCCATCAAAAGCATGAATAGCATCTATGACAACGAATTTGAAGAAGTAGAGCTTTTCACCAATAGCAACGGCCAAGTTGAGTTTACGCCTACTAACACTGGGCGCTATATCATTGCAGTTGAGCATGCAATAGAGCTAAAAAACGATAAAGGTGCCGATCAACGATCTATTGAACTGTTTAGAAGCTTTGACGTAGTGCAATAAATTTGAGTACCTCTCGCTAACGAGAGAGTGGCTAACTAGCCTCTTTATGGGCACCTGTTGCCGACACTCTCTAGCGAAACGCTTCCCCTATTAACTATGGCGCCATCTTCCCGAGGCGCCCTATTTCGTTAGTAACAACAGAAATAAAATCAAATGATATTTTATCGATGCAGATGAACTTTGCTTCACAGTTGCAACACTATACTCACGCCGAACTCAACATGATAACAATTATCATTTGCATTAAACGGAACTGTATCAACTATGAAACCATTAAAAGTCACTTACATCGCCAGCTGTATAGCCTTAGCTTTTTCGTGCCAAACAGCCCAAGCTGAAGAGAGTAAAGGAAGCTCAGAAACAGTCTATCGTCTTGATAACATAACCGTGTCGACTCAAGCTGAAGAGCAGCAAGACCCGTTAACAATGACTCAGTCAGTTAATGCAATTTCAAGAGACACCATACAAAATTTGAGCCCAACTAACGTTCCAAATGCACTTGAGATCATTCCAAATGTCGATATACAGGGCGGTCCATCATCGAGTAATC
The Shewanella sp. KX20019 DNA segment above includes these coding regions:
- a CDS encoding PepSY-associated TM helix domain-containing protein, which codes for MNSKLLRKIHIYLSLICFSFLFLFCFTAITLNHPTLFSTDATVEQQHISVSSANPNAYITALALNGIALSDPQAALLLNTHELTIATAGKRVDLYIDDENNLIELIKTDFGFIAMLNELHKNRHSPAIWTIISDVIACIIMLICISGTWLSLKHKAQRQRYLYILAASAVALITMV
- a CDS encoding DUF2271 domain-containing protein, whose protein sequence is MNLTMKYLINALFLLLSPVALAAQASEADSNAPRITSSNKLLIEVNLSQFNMLTEKPYLALWYSLPNKQYTPLKVLRADSKWLRDLKSFWRYIARYQREKLDGITSATVRSGSHKFSFELPATAATETHRYWLEVVRENGTRELLEVSMAAKQPSRNCINGTKEVNLFCVEYR
- a CDS encoding DUF4198 domain-containing protein produces the protein MKKVIVNALLIAGVCTPVTAHEVWINSGSFELNSDEQTVYSLDVARSADAFIAEANHQVKYLNVLSPTGATVKLNTAFSGQNKEVFEQDFSEAGTYYFRSPMTQVFLTFYHDAAGKEHKVRLPKSRYSELPDNVKIEKTVEKQMITETYISYNGFSEPKVIQQEGITLTSSIHPNMFTVGDKISFTAKYQNQPLANAEFAIKSMNSIYDNEFEEVELFTNSNGQVEFTPTNTGRYIIAVEHAIELKNDKGADQRSIELFRSFDVVQ